In one Echinicola marina genomic region, the following are encoded:
- a CDS encoding RagB/SusD family nutrient uptake outer membrane protein, which produces MAFPKITHKKSKSIFKLQVVLSLVLLLLFSCEDKLSQYPSNAFAQENFWRTESDALIALTGMYRGGIEFGTQVVPSDWWTYCGMVFLELATDNGYDRRGDNSTINRLTNGTLLPNNNVINGYWQGSYKRIAICNDFLENIESVNMSTEKIQRMAAEAKFLRATQYFYMSQFWGAVPLVTETLTPEEANNVVKAEKSVIVQFVIDELAAAVQDLPAYGELQASEMGRASKQAALAFLGRIYLSEKRFTEASAAYKQIIDLGDNEIDPDYQSLFNPNGENSSENIFSSQFAPGQAPNALPQHAYPAISGGWHFVNPLGSLTDAYGFDDGSPLSYDDPRFNYDDMGENRDPRFRYNFLWNNSTFGSNIYNCHPDATSSVDQLTYSKQATRSGYGLRKFFDESFTGNLRNDYGGNIPIIRYAEVLLSYLEAELEAGNPITQELLDQTINAVRGRASVGLPAIQETNAAALRPILRNERRIELAFEGIRLWDIFRWEIGEEVLVGDFWGAPFPDSEKYATTSKKLDPDFRWFVTSKNFRPGVDDQWPIPESEVNINPNLGQ; this is translated from the coding sequence ATGGCATTTCCTAAAATAACGCATAAAAAATCAAAAAGTATTTTCAAGTTACAGGTGGTTTTAAGCCTTGTTCTACTCTTGTTGTTTTCTTGTGAGGATAAGCTTTCCCAGTATCCATCAAATGCATTTGCCCAAGAAAATTTTTGGAGAACCGAATCGGATGCATTGATAGCATTGACTGGAATGTACCGAGGGGGCATTGAGTTTGGTACCCAGGTCGTGCCCAGTGATTGGTGGACTTATTGTGGAATGGTGTTTTTGGAATTGGCGACGGACAATGGTTATGATCGCCGTGGAGATAATTCTACCATTAACAGGCTGACCAATGGAACTCTGCTTCCCAATAACAATGTGATCAATGGTTATTGGCAAGGGTCGTATAAAAGAATAGCGATCTGCAATGATTTTCTGGAAAATATAGAGTCTGTAAACATGTCAACGGAAAAAATCCAAAGAATGGCTGCAGAGGCGAAGTTTTTACGAGCTACACAGTATTTCTACATGTCGCAGTTTTGGGGGGCTGTACCTTTGGTGACAGAAACTTTGACTCCCGAGGAGGCCAATAATGTGGTGAAAGCAGAGAAATCGGTTATTGTGCAGTTTGTTATTGATGAGCTTGCTGCTGCTGTTCAGGATCTGCCGGCTTATGGGGAGCTTCAGGCATCAGAAATGGGAAGAGCCAGTAAGCAGGCGGCATTGGCATTTCTGGGTAGGATATACCTTAGCGAAAAGAGGTTTACAGAAGCTTCTGCCGCTTACAAGCAAATCATTGATTTAGGGGATAATGAAATCGATCCTGATTATCAATCTTTGTTTAATCCCAATGGGGAAAATAGCTCGGAGAATATCTTTAGTTCGCAATTTGCTCCCGGGCAGGCACCGAATGCGTTGCCACAACATGCCTATCCTGCCATTTCCGGTGGCTGGCATTTTGTCAACCCTCTGGGCAGCCTGACTGATGCTTATGGTTTTGATGATGGCAGTCCTCTTTCTTATGACGACCCTCGGTTCAACTATGATGATATGGGTGAGAACAGAGATCCTCGGTTCAGGTATAATTTCCTTTGGAATAACAGTACCTTTGGATCAAATATCTATAACTGTCACCCGGATGCCACCAGCTCAGTTGACCAGCTGACTTACTCAAAGCAAGCAACCAGAAGTGGTTACGGCCTTAGGAAGTTTTTTGATGAGTCCTTTACAGGTAATTTACGCAATGATTATGGGGGAAATATTCCAATTATACGTTATGCGGAAGTACTGCTGAGCTACCTTGAAGCTGAGTTGGAAGCAGGCAATCCGATTACCCAGGAATTGCTGGACCAAACGATCAACGCAGTTCGTGGACGCGCATCAGTAGGACTTCCTGCCATTCAGGAGACCAATGCAGCAGCTTTGCGTCCAATACTGAGAAATGAAAGAAGAATAGAGTTGGCCTTCGAAGGAATCCGTTTATGGGATATTTTTAGATGGGAAATCGGTGAAGAAGTGTTGGTGGGTGATTTCTGGGGAGCTCCTTTCCCTGACTCTGAAAAATATGCTACTACATCCAAGAAGCTTGATCCGGATTTTAGGTGGTTTGTGACTTCAAAAAACTTCCGACCAGGGGTGGATGATCAATGGCCTATTCCAGAATCAGAGGTGAATATCAATCCTAACCTTGGACAGTAA
- a CDS encoding glycoside hydrolase family 88/105 protein, protein MCIRKSILFSLVLISCIGILKAQELPSQKEIMDQMVLTNQYLMDKWPDPGVNVITNRERSSNLWTRAVYYEGLMALYSLKNDKAYYDYAVKWGESHNWGLRNGAQTRHADNHCAGQTYIMLYEMDPQPERIRDIQASIDEMLASYKINDWDWIDALQMAMPVFAQLTSLTGDKKYSERMYEMYMDTKVTQGLFNPIDNLWWRDKDFLPPYQEPNGNDCYWSRGNGWVVAAMVRTLEFLPKDDPHRFEYVQMLQRMLKSVLTVQRTDGFWNVSLHDPTHFEGKETSGTALFLYGMAWGVNNGLLEKEVYMPAITKAWKAISNEAIHDNGYLGFLQGTGKEPKDGQPVTYTSKPDFEDYGLGCFLLAASEMYKLMK, encoded by the coding sequence ATGTGCATTAGAAAATCCATTTTATTCAGCCTAGTACTGATCTCCTGTATAGGAATTTTAAAAGCCCAAGAGCTACCCAGCCAAAAAGAGATCATGGACCAAATGGTCTTGACCAATCAGTATTTGATGGACAAATGGCCCGATCCAGGTGTCAATGTCATCACCAATAGAGAACGGTCCAGTAACCTATGGACCCGTGCGGTTTACTATGAAGGGTTGATGGCGCTTTATTCCTTGAAAAATGACAAGGCCTATTATGACTATGCCGTTAAATGGGGGGAATCTCACAATTGGGGTCTAAGAAATGGCGCCCAGACCCGCCATGCCGACAACCATTGTGCTGGGCAAACCTATATTATGCTGTATGAAATGGATCCACAACCTGAAAGGATTCGAGACATTCAGGCATCGATAGATGAAATGTTAGCCAGCTATAAGATCAATGATTGGGACTGGATCGATGCCCTGCAAATGGCCATGCCGGTTTTTGCCCAATTGACCAGTCTGACTGGTGACAAGAAATATTCAGAACGCATGTATGAGATGTATATGGACACCAAGGTCACTCAGGGACTTTTTAATCCTATTGATAATTTATGGTGGAGAGACAAAGACTTTCTTCCTCCCTACCAAGAACCTAATGGGAATGATTGCTACTGGTCCCGGGGCAATGGCTGGGTGGTAGCAGCCATGGTACGTACTTTGGAATTTTTGCCCAAAGATGATCCTCACAGATTTGAATATGTACAAATGCTTCAACGCATGTTAAAATCTGTTTTGACGGTGCAAAGAACAGATGGTTTTTGGAATGTCAGTTTACATGACCCTACCCATTTTGAAGGAAAGGAAACTTCCGGCACTGCGCTATTCCTTTATGGCATGGCCTGGGGTGTAAACAATGGACTTCTGGAAAAAGAAGTATATATGCCCGCCATCACCAAAGCTTGGAAAGCCATTTCCAATGAGGCTATTCATGACAATGGCTACTTGGGATTTCTTCAAGGAACAGGAAAAGAGCCCAAAGATGGTCAACCGGTAACATACACCAGCAAACCTGACTTTGAAGATTATGGCTTGGGATGCTTTCTCTTGGCTGCTTCTGAGATGTATAAATTAATGAAGTAA
- a CDS encoding alkaline phosphatase D family protein, translated as MKRRYAVKAIALSSVVPHVLLGGAPLKKGKVIPVALVNNKSYESSWHLWPDMKWVGPDFWGNRLQDWEIRKGKATCVVQGNNRTLYTLSHELGDQEGGFELNVTMDWLAEKVSSSSDVYAGFRLGAKGKFDDYRSAAVFGKGLDVGVRGNGELFIGDSEGAESISLNQTLRLRLVAEPKAGLYHLKLTALSESGDTLAAHQVEGMASATVSGALALVSHFPGDSKQGSDQPSVAFSNWELKGAKVLQFEDREFGPICFAQYTLHDKTLKLNAQLAPIEAISGKKISLKVKTNGKWETLQESTVDPMGRVAQFRIENWEQADAVSYQVHLELSLLEQVKAYTYEGTIAKEPTDISQVKMAVFSCNADYGFPDGEVSEHVAKHQPDLAVFLGDQFYEGTGGFGIQTSPIEKASLDYLRKWYMFGWSYREIFRHIPSAFIPDDHDVYHGNVWGEGGKHAPSDEGWGYVAQDQGGYKMPPEWVNMVQKTQTGHLPDPYDPSPVKQGIGAYYTDWIYGGVSFAILEDRKFKTAPKNVLPEEAKVTNGFIQNRDFDIKKYYDIEAQLLGERQLEFLENWTVNWPNSVQMKAVLSQTNFCTVATLPEGSIIDSIVPKLPIPAPGEYVSGDAPTSDMDSNGWPQKGRDEALKIIRKSFALHIAGDQHLASVVHYGVDDFGDSGYAFAGPALNNLFPRRWWPQLSDDHQSLPGKSDNTGNFHDGFGNKMTIHAVANPSQTGRKPALIYDRATGYGIVTFDKSARTMKMECWPRYVDPEKNPDGQYEGWPVMVSQDDNYSRKAVGYLPLLKIEGKPDPVLKLVNEATGQTEYCLRIKGNSFRPKVFEKGKYTAIIQEEESGQSQVLAGLVLSNEEGAFRTVSFKV; from the coding sequence ATGAAAAGAAGATACGCTGTTAAAGCCATTGCCTTAAGTTCTGTTGTTCCACATGTTCTGCTAGGAGGAGCTCCATTGAAAAAGGGGAAGGTGATTCCAGTAGCGCTAGTCAATAATAAAAGCTATGAAAGCTCTTGGCATCTGTGGCCAGATATGAAGTGGGTTGGCCCGGATTTTTGGGGAAACAGGTTACAAGATTGGGAAATCAGGAAGGGCAAAGCCACCTGTGTGGTCCAAGGTAATAACAGGACCCTATATACATTGTCTCATGAACTAGGTGATCAAGAGGGAGGTTTTGAGCTCAATGTTACCATGGATTGGTTGGCCGAAAAGGTAAGTTCAAGTTCAGATGTCTATGCAGGTTTTCGCCTAGGGGCAAAAGGGAAATTTGATGACTACCGATCAGCCGCGGTGTTTGGAAAAGGACTTGATGTTGGTGTCAGGGGAAATGGGGAGTTGTTTATTGGAGATAGTGAGGGGGCTGAAAGTATATCTTTGAACCAAACATTGAGGTTGAGGTTAGTGGCTGAGCCAAAAGCAGGCCTTTATCATTTGAAATTGACAGCCCTTTCTGAAAGTGGAGATACCTTAGCAGCGCATCAGGTTGAAGGGATGGCTTCGGCCACTGTTTCAGGAGCTTTGGCCTTGGTGTCTCATTTTCCAGGTGACTCCAAACAAGGAAGTGATCAGCCTTCCGTGGCGTTTTCCAATTGGGAATTAAAGGGAGCAAAAGTGTTGCAGTTTGAAGATCGGGAATTTGGGCCGATTTGTTTTGCGCAGTACACCCTGCATGATAAGACGCTTAAATTGAATGCCCAGCTGGCCCCGATTGAAGCCATATCGGGTAAGAAGATATCCTTGAAAGTAAAAACCAATGGAAAATGGGAGACGCTTCAGGAAAGTACAGTGGATCCCATGGGAAGGGTGGCACAGTTTAGAATAGAAAATTGGGAACAAGCCGATGCTGTTTCTTATCAGGTTCATCTGGAGCTGTCTCTTTTGGAGCAGGTAAAGGCCTATACCTATGAGGGAACCATCGCCAAGGAACCTACAGATATATCCCAAGTGAAAATGGCTGTGTTCAGCTGTAATGCAGATTATGGCTTTCCAGATGGGGAAGTCAGTGAACATGTGGCCAAACACCAGCCAGACTTAGCGGTGTTTTTAGGGGATCAGTTTTATGAAGGTACGGGAGGTTTTGGAATACAAACCTCTCCCATAGAAAAAGCATCCTTGGACTATCTCCGTAAATGGTACATGTTTGGTTGGTCCTACCGCGAAATATTCCGTCATATTCCCAGTGCATTTATTCCAGATGACCATGATGTTTATCATGGAAATGTATGGGGAGAAGGCGGGAAACATGCTCCCTCAGATGAAGGGTGGGGCTATGTGGCTCAAGATCAAGGGGGCTATAAAATGCCTCCGGAGTGGGTGAATATGGTTCAGAAGACGCAAACAGGTCATTTGCCAGATCCCTACGATCCAAGCCCTGTCAAGCAGGGGATTGGTGCTTATTATACAGATTGGATATACGGTGGTGTCAGCTTTGCTATTTTGGAAGACAGAAAGTTCAAGACTGCCCCAAAAAATGTTCTCCCTGAAGAAGCAAAAGTTACCAATGGCTTTATCCAAAACCGGGATTTCGATATCAAAAAATACTATGATATCGAAGCCCAGCTGCTGGGAGAAAGACAATTGGAATTTCTTGAAAACTGGACGGTAAATTGGCCCAATTCAGTACAGATGAAAGCAGTTTTGTCCCAGACCAACTTCTGTACAGTTGCTACTTTGCCTGAAGGAAGTATTATTGATAGTATTGTCCCAAAATTGCCTATTCCAGCGCCTGGGGAGTATGTCTCAGGAGATGCGCCGACATCGGATATGGATTCCAATGGCTGGCCTCAAAAAGGTAGGGATGAAGCCTTGAAAATTATCAGGAAGTCCTTTGCTTTACACATCGCTGGTGACCAGCATTTGGCCAGTGTGGTGCATTATGGGGTGGACGATTTCGGAGATTCCGGTTATGCTTTTGCAGGACCGGCCCTCAATAATCTTTTTCCTAGGAGATGGTGGCCCCAATTGAGTGATGATCATCAATCTTTGCCTGGAAAATCAGACAATACGGGAAATTTTCATGATGGCTTTGGAAATAAGATGACCATACATGCCGTAGCCAATCCTTCCCAAACAGGAAGGAAACCTGCCCTGATTTATGATAGGGCAACGGGATATGGCATAGTGACCTTTGACAAATCCGCCAGAACTATGAAGATGGAATGCTGGCCAAGATATGTAGATCCAGAAAAGAATCCTGATGGACAATATGAAGGATGGCCTGTTATGGTTTCTCAAGATGATAATTACTCCAGAAAGGCTGTTGGCTACCTTCCATTACTGAAAATAGAAGGTAAGCCGGATCCGGTGTTGAAACTGGTTAATGAAGCCACTGGGCAGACGGAATATTGCTTGAGAATCAAGGGAAATAGTTTTAGACCTAAGGTATTCGAAAAAGGAAAATATACCGCTATTATTCAGGAAGAGGAGTCAGGACAGTCTCAAGTGCTGGCGGGCTTAGTACTTAGCAATGAAGAGGGAGCCTTTCGGACTGTTTCTTTTAAAGTATAG